In a genomic window of Taylorella equigenitalis ATCC 35865:
- the recR gene encoding recombination mediator RecR: protein MTQEPEPLQALIESISGLPGIGVRTARRLAYHMLQNDREGAEYLAHNIKSALITLKHCSKCNNFSSSDICDICSSNKRDLTTLCIVETPADLIRIEESHGYRGLYYVLMGRITPMSPKGAQGLNFEHLIERVKESGIKEVIIATNFTTEGETTAHFIKTLFSDLDIQTSRIARGVPSGSELEYVDAATIAWALNDRKK from the coding sequence ATGACGCAGGAACCAGAGCCACTCCAAGCACTTATTGAATCAATTTCTGGTTTACCAGGTATTGGTGTAAGAACTGCTAGAAGACTTGCCTATCATATGCTTCAAAATGATAGGGAAGGTGCCGAGTATTTGGCACATAACATTAAATCTGCATTGATTACACTTAAGCATTGTTCAAAATGTAATAACTTTTCAAGTTCTGATATATGTGATATCTGCTCATCTAATAAGCGAGATTTAACAACTTTATGCATCGTTGAGACGCCAGCAGATTTAATTAGAATTGAAGAAAGTCATGGGTATAGGGGGCTTTATTATGTGTTGATGGGTAGAATTACACCTATGTCCCCAAAAGGAGCTCAAGGTCTTAATTTTGAGCACTTAATTGAAAGAGTAAAGGAATCAGGCATTAAAGAAGTAATTATTGCCACAAACTTTACAACAGAAGGTGAAACAACTGCTCATTTCATAAAAACACTTTTTTCAGATTTGGATATTCAAACAAGTCGGATTGCTCGAGGCGTCCCTAGTGGTAGTGAACTTGAATACGTAGATGCGGCTACTATCGCATGGGCTTTAAATGATAGAAAGAAATAG
- a CDS encoding YbaB/EbfC family nucleoid-associated protein: MMKGKIAGLMKQAQQMQDKMKQTQDELSNTLVEGVAGGNLVTVSMTCNHEVKRVSIDDSVLEEDKEFLEDLIAAALNDAHRKAEETSQEKMSAVTGGLSLPGGMKLPF; the protein is encoded by the coding sequence ATGATGAAAGGTAAAATTGCTGGACTTATGAAGCAAGCTCAGCAGATGCAAGATAAGATGAAACAAACTCAAGATGAGCTTAGTAACACTTTAGTTGAAGGAGTTGCTGGAGGTAATTTGGTTACCGTTTCGATGACTTGCAATCATGAAGTTAAAAGAGTTTCTATTGATGATTCTGTTCTAGAAGAAGATAAAGAATTTTTAGAGGATTTGATTGCTGCTGCTCTTAATGATGCCCATCGTAAAGCTGAAGAAACTTCTCAAGAAAAAATGTCTGCAGTAACTGGTGGTTTGTCGCTTCCTGGCGGTATGAAATTACCTTTCTAA
- a CDS encoding solute carrier family 23 protein, with protein MSYFPQFRKVNSIKPGQVVAPHEYLPPVQSLLMGAQHVVAMFGATVLAPLLMGFDVNLAVLMSGLGTLIFFLFVGGRVPSYLGSSFAFIGGVVSVTGYVAGSGPNTNIGVALGGIIMCGLIYALFGLLVMYASKNGSATRWIDKLMPPVVTGAIVAVIGLNLAPIAAKSAMASGSTFDSMMAMLTVVSVGIVAVFTRGTAQRLLILLGLVCSYLVYFLLANVLGFGTPIDFTALNNAPWLGLPKLTAPEFKFSAITVILPVAVILVVENLGHIRAVSAMTGQDLDKYLGRAFMGDGVATMVSGSLGGTGVTTYAENIGVMAVTKIYSTLLFLVAAGFAVLLGFSPKFGALINSIPGPVLGGVSMVVFGLIAISGARIWVINRVDFSDNKNLIVAAVTLIMGAGNFTLEFGDFKLEGIGTATFTAIILYALLNLNRNNIQNPNT; from the coding sequence ATGTCTTATTTTCCACAATTTAGAAAAGTAAATTCAATTAAGCCAGGCCAAGTAGTGGCTCCTCATGAATATCTACCCCCTGTACAGTCATTACTTATGGGGGCACAGCACGTTGTTGCAATGTTTGGTGCTACCGTGCTTGCTCCATTGCTTATGGGTTTTGACGTAAATTTAGCTGTACTTATGTCAGGACTTGGAACTCTTATTTTCTTCTTGTTTGTGGGGGGTAGAGTTCCAAGTTATTTAGGATCAAGCTTTGCATTTATCGGTGGAGTTGTCTCTGTTACGGGCTATGTAGCGGGCTCTGGACCAAATACAAATATTGGTGTTGCTCTCGGTGGCATCATTATGTGTGGCTTGATTTATGCATTATTTGGACTTTTAGTTATGTACGCCTCTAAAAATGGCAGTGCAACTCGTTGGATAGATAAACTAATGCCACCGGTAGTAACAGGAGCGATTGTTGCGGTAATTGGTTTGAATTTAGCTCCTATAGCAGCTAAAAGTGCAATGGCTTCTGGTAGTACATTTGATTCTATGATGGCTATGCTTACTGTAGTAAGTGTGGGTATTGTAGCCGTATTCACAAGGGGTACAGCTCAAAGGCTTTTAATACTGCTTGGTCTTGTATGCTCTTATTTAGTGTACTTCCTACTGGCAAACGTTTTAGGGTTTGGGACACCAATTGATTTTACGGCATTAAATAATGCTCCTTGGCTTGGATTGCCCAAACTTACAGCACCTGAGTTCAAGTTTTCAGCTATTACCGTCATATTGCCAGTTGCCGTGATATTAGTTGTAGAGAATCTGGGTCATATCAGAGCAGTTAGTGCCATGACTGGGCAGGATCTTGATAAATATCTCGGTAGGGCATTTATGGGAGACGGTGTTGCTACTATGGTTTCAGGCTCTCTTGGTGGTACAGGTGTAACTACTTATGCTGAAAATATTGGTGTTATGGCTGTTACAAAAATTTATTCAACCTTGTTGTTTTTGGTAGCAGCTGGGTTTGCAGTTTTGTTAGGCTTTTCACCTAAATTTGGTGCATTGATTAATAGTATTCCAGGTCCTGTACTAGGTGGTGTGTCTATGGTTGTATTTGGACTTATTGCCATATCAGGGGCTAGAATTTGGGTTATAAATCGCGTAGATTTTTCTGACAATAAAAATCTTATTGTTGCTGCTGTTACTCTGATTATGGGGGCGGGAAATTTTACACTTGAATTTGGAGACTTTAAGTTAGAGGGAATTGGAACGGCAACATTTACTGCTATTATCTTGTATGCACTTCTTAATTTAAATAGGAATAACATTCAAAATCCTAATACATAA
- a CDS encoding DNA polymerase III subunit gamma/tau C-terminal domain-containing protein: MEVVQTFKETGLVQQIAINSQYVKTEDDTIFLKSELLQSNQENTKKKFSKFLSDYFGRAVAVEFELGEVSFTLKQKRDEEHNAKMAVVMDKIEKNDFINKLKEHCQAVLIPDSVKITHKNSED, encoded by the coding sequence ATTGAGGTTGTACAAACTTTTAAAGAAACGGGGTTGGTGCAACAAATTGCAATTAACTCACAGTATGTAAAAACTGAAGACGATACCATATTTCTAAAATCTGAGTTATTACAGTCTAATCAGGAAAATACTAAAAAGAAATTTAGTAAGTTTTTATCAGATTATTTTGGACGTGCTGTTGCGGTTGAGTTTGAATTAGGAGAAGTGTCTTTCACCCTTAAGCAAAAGCGTGATGAGGAACACAATGCAAAAATGGCTGTGGTCATGGATAAGATTGAGAAAAATGATTTTATTAATAAACTGAAAGAACATTGCCAAGCTGTACTGATACCCGATTCAGTTAAAATAACGCATAAAAATTCAGAGGATTAA
- a CDS encoding UvrD-helicase domain-containing protein, with product MNKKIAADQKQRDLALDSSKSYIVQAPAGSGKTEILSTRILSLLCVVEKPEQILAITFTKKAASEMLDRVYEKLLNHSNPEPESEFEKLSWELANKVIQRDKEKNWKILENLDRFRIRTIDSFTKNLISNTPLISGVGAGVEFTENAESLFHEAVDLMIEEYDDHPFLRQVLDHLDMDFDGFRRLMIQMLHKRLNWQDLIKRNVPSQELFNQSYESISKEYLNELKETLDSVEVKNDLWPIIKSKYFDDLAWHKGFLDIDNPSFCPGFEIEYVPFWKIVRAEVLTKSPGTVRKKIQNLPRITPEDVGIEGFKDFLKRHEEDHKLEDALKKICLLPDQFNSLAQNLEIFYATLGLALEKLNEVFSNYSIIDFNESSIRALTALGEADDPSDLLLKIDNDLHHILIDEFQDTNFNQKQLLEKITSGWSVGDGRTIFLVGDPMQSIYRFRQAEVGIFIDYAEKAKRNIGLPLSDQIGVVGDIPLEFLSLSVNFRSNKNIIDWVNNKFSKKFPLKDNPVLGAISYTPSESFKDASSEDCVQIHSFLKDTKGCYENAVNIAKKALESHPNSSKPVGILVKSRSHLENLVEQLVSAGISVKAVEMVSLGDTEEIMDLVQLIRLLSHKGDRLAWMSILRSPMCGLTLKTLTRIFESRKNVSPASALREVLKDSNFKKSIDENEFMRLFYVSDILLRNPLNYPRVAFPQFVSMVWEDLGANKIYSSEIQQANIKRVIELLEKSSPYGAIDIEGFERNLQKLYAQDVVSGPAVEIMTMHSAKGLEFDEVILFGLNRKPPNNQANLIEFENYGNSFLVSSVGHKGTGVKDDLFDLINQRNKERDEFETMRLIYVACTRAKRKLHLFVNITNKNETVSAGSIAGQLGLQETDEFSITKNYVPSEEIQDEKVTTLIDKSIIKRLTIDEFKVPTADSSSIANLAIRESKTWQFDDQYISCVGHVVHMWLERMGRDKLVGWDFERIKNARGLVQKHLHTLGLPNVALTGATTRVIKLLLKAYDNHTVKWLLTNANAMQEWSLFDEMATERRFDVVVDNGDHWLLVDFKTNIKHEDEEYEDFIGRMIRVYTPQLNMYAKYLQSFNDKPVIKKLLVLETCEFIDL from the coding sequence ATGAATAAAAAAATTGCTGCCGATCAGAAACAACGTGATTTGGCTTTAGATTCAAGCAAATCTTATATAGTTCAAGCTCCAGCTGGGTCAGGAAAGACAGAGATACTTTCCACCAGAATTCTTTCTCTTTTATGTGTGGTAGAGAAGCCAGAGCAAATTCTTGCTATTACTTTTACTAAAAAAGCAGCCTCAGAAATGCTCGATAGAGTTTATGAAAAGCTTTTGAATCATTCCAATCCAGAACCTGAGTCTGAATTTGAAAAGCTCTCATGGGAATTAGCTAATAAAGTTATTCAAAGAGACAAAGAAAAGAATTGGAAAATTCTTGAAAATTTAGATAGGTTTAGGATTAGGACCATAGATTCTTTTACTAAGAATTTAATTTCTAACACTCCATTGATATCAGGTGTAGGTGCAGGTGTTGAATTTACAGAAAATGCTGAGTCATTATTTCATGAAGCTGTTGATTTGATGATTGAAGAATATGATGATCACCCTTTTTTACGACAGGTGTTAGATCATCTAGATATGGATTTTGATGGATTCAGACGGTTAATGATTCAAATGCTACATAAGCGTTTGAATTGGCAGGATTTAATTAAACGCAATGTTCCATCCCAAGAGTTGTTTAATCAATCATACGAGAGCATATCTAAGGAGTATTTGAATGAACTAAAAGAGACTTTAGATAGTGTGGAAGTTAAAAATGACTTATGGCCAATTATTAAAAGTAAATATTTTGATGATCTTGCATGGCACAAGGGATTTTTAGATATAGATAATCCAAGTTTTTGTCCAGGTTTTGAAATTGAATATGTCCCTTTTTGGAAAATAGTTAGGGCTGAGGTGCTTACAAAGAGTCCTGGAACTGTTAGAAAGAAAATACAAAACCTACCGCGTATTACTCCTGAAGATGTTGGAATTGAGGGCTTTAAAGATTTTTTAAAAAGACATGAAGAAGATCACAAATTAGAAGATGCTCTTAAAAAAATATGTTTATTACCTGATCAATTTAATAGCCTAGCTCAAAACTTAGAAATCTTCTATGCGACATTGGGGCTTGCTTTAGAAAAATTAAATGAAGTTTTCTCAAACTATTCAATTATTGATTTTAATGAGTCTTCTATTAGAGCATTAACAGCATTAGGTGAAGCAGATGACCCGTCAGATTTGCTTTTAAAAATTGATAATGATTTGCATCATATTTTGATTGATGAATTTCAAGATACAAATTTCAATCAAAAGCAGCTTCTTGAAAAAATCACATCAGGATGGTCCGTTGGGGATGGTAGAACTATATTCTTAGTTGGCGACCCGATGCAATCTATTTATAGGTTTCGGCAGGCAGAAGTTGGGATATTTATTGATTATGCTGAGAAAGCAAAAAGAAATATCGGATTACCTTTATCAGATCAAATTGGTGTAGTGGGTGATATTCCGCTTGAGTTTTTAAGCCTTAGTGTAAATTTTCGATCTAACAAAAATATTATTGATTGGGTAAACAACAAATTTTCTAAAAAATTTCCATTAAAAGATAATCCAGTTTTGGGTGCAATAAGTTATACCCCTTCAGAATCATTCAAAGATGCTTCAAGTGAAGATTGCGTCCAAATTCACAGCTTCTTAAAAGATACAAAAGGGTGCTATGAAAATGCGGTAAACATTGCCAAAAAAGCATTAGAAAGTCATCCAAACTCATCAAAGCCAGTTGGAATTTTAGTTAAGTCTAGAAGTCATTTAGAAAATCTAGTTGAGCAATTGGTATCGGCTGGTATCAGTGTTAAAGCTGTAGAAATGGTATCTCTAGGAGATACTGAAGAAATAATGGACTTAGTTCAACTTATTAGGCTTCTTAGTCATAAAGGAGACAGACTCGCATGGATGTCTATATTGCGATCACCAATGTGTGGTTTAACTCTTAAAACTTTAACTAGAATTTTTGAATCACGCAAAAATGTATCTCCTGCTTCAGCATTACGTGAAGTTTTAAAAGACTCTAATTTTAAAAAATCAATCGACGAAAATGAGTTTATGAGGTTGTTTTATGTTAGTGACATTCTTTTAAGAAATCCGCTGAATTATCCTAGAGTGGCTTTTCCTCAATTTGTTTCTATGGTTTGGGAGGATTTAGGTGCAAATAAAATTTATAGTTCTGAGATTCAGCAGGCAAATATAAAACGAGTGATAGAGCTTCTTGAGAAATCGTCACCCTATGGAGCTATTGATATTGAGGGTTTTGAAAGAAATCTTCAAAAACTTTATGCTCAGGATGTGGTTTCTGGTCCAGCAGTTGAAATTATGACTATGCATTCAGCAAAAGGATTGGAGTTTGATGAAGTAATTCTTTTTGGACTAAATAGAAAACCTCCTAATAATCAAGCAAATTTAATTGAATTTGAAAATTATGGTAATAGTTTTCTAGTTAGTTCTGTAGGTCATAAGGGTACTGGAGTTAAAGACGATTTGTTTGATCTTATAAACCAGAGAAATAAAGAAAGAGATGAATTCGAAACCATGCGACTGATTTATGTTGCATGCACTAGAGCCAAAAGAAAATTGCATTTGTTTGTAAATATCACTAATAAAAATGAAACAGTTTCTGCAGGATCAATTGCAGGTCAACTAGGGTTGCAAGAAACAGATGAGTTTTCAATTACTAAAAACTATGTTCCTTCCGAAGAAATTCAAGATGAAAAAGTTACTACTTTAATCGATAAATCTATTATTAAGCGATTAACTATAGATGAGTTTAAGGTTCCAACTGCTGATAGTTCTTCTATTGCCAACCTTGCAATAAGAGAAAGTAAAACATGGCAATTTGACGATCAGTATATTTCATGTGTAGGTCATGTAGTTCACATGTGGCTTGAAAGAATGGGTCGAGATAAATTAGTAGGTTGGGATTTTGAAAGAATAAAAAATGCACGTGGTTTGGTTCAAAAACATTTGCATACATTGGGTCTTCCAAATGTAGCCTTGACAGGAGCAACTACTCGAGTAATTAAGTTGCTGTTAAAAGCATATGATAATCATACTGTGAAGTGGTTGTTAACTAATGCGAATGCTATGCAAGAGTGGTCTCTTTTTGATGAAATGGCAACTGAGCGTAGGTTCGACGTTGTAGTGGATAACGGGGATCATTGGTTGCTTGTTGATTTCAAAACTAATATAAAACATGAAGACGAAGAATATGAGGATTTTATTGGGCGTATGATTAGAGTATATACACCGCAATTAAACATGTACGCTAAGTATTTACAATCATTTAATGATAAGCCTGTTATTAAGAAACTCCTCGTATTAGAAACCTGCGAATTCATTGATCTTTGA
- the carA gene encoding glutamine-hydrolyzing carbamoyl-phosphate synthase small subunit: protein MLHALLSKGTKEYPSAILALADGTVFKGISIGVDGHTVGEIVFNTSMTGYQEILTDPSYSQQIITLTYPHIGNTGINSEDIESNIIRASGLVVRNCPKVVSSFRSQKSLPEYLKENGIVSISEIDTRKLTRILRDKGAQGACILVGDDEQKAIELAKNYPGMVGQDLASDASVKEKINWTEGAWSLKRGYSSDCETRFHVVAYDFGIKFNILRLLHERGCKITLVPSTTTAQEVLGLNPDGVFLANGPGDPSAVGYAIDTAKVILDKKIPLFGICLGHQIMGLALGAKTIKMKAGHHGANHPVKDVETGSVYITSQNHGFAVDAETLPSNARVTHVSLFDGSLQGFELTDRPAFCFQGHPEASPGPHDAMPLFDKFIRLMEAK, encoded by the coding sequence ATGTTGCACGCACTTTTATCTAAGGGTACAAAAGAATACCCTAGTGCTATTCTTGCACTTGCTGACGGTACAGTTTTTAAGGGTATTTCAATTGGGGTAGATGGTCATACTGTAGGCGAAATTGTATTTAATACAAGTATGACTGGATATCAAGAAATCCTAACTGATCCAAGTTATTCTCAACAGATTATCACTCTTACTTATCCTCACATCGGAAACACTGGGATTAATTCTGAAGATATAGAATCGAATATTATTAGGGCATCTGGACTTGTAGTTAGAAATTGCCCCAAAGTTGTTTCTTCATTCAGATCTCAAAAATCACTTCCCGAATATCTAAAAGAAAATGGAATTGTATCTATATCAGAAATAGATACGCGCAAACTTACGAGAATTTTGAGAGATAAGGGTGCCCAGGGCGCATGCATTTTAGTAGGTGATGATGAACAAAAAGCCATTGAGTTAGCTAAAAATTATCCTGGTATGGTTGGTCAGGATTTGGCTAGTGATGCTTCAGTAAAAGAAAAGATTAATTGGACTGAAGGTGCATGGAGTCTTAAAAGGGGCTACAGTTCTGATTGTGAGACTAGGTTTCATGTTGTGGCCTATGACTTCGGTATCAAATTTAACATTCTACGGTTACTACATGAGAGGGGGTGCAAAATTACCTTAGTACCTTCAACTACAACCGCTCAAGAAGTTTTAGGTTTAAATCCAGATGGAGTTTTCTTGGCAAATGGACCTGGAGACCCTAGTGCAGTTGGTTATGCCATCGATACTGCAAAAGTTATATTAGATAAAAAAATTCCTTTATTTGGAATTTGTCTTGGGCATCAAATTATGGGTTTAGCTTTAGGAGCTAAAACTATTAAGATGAAAGCTGGACACCACGGTGCAAATCACCCAGTTAAAGATGTAGAGACTGGTAGTGTTTATATAACTTCTCAAAATCACGGTTTTGCGGTGGATGCTGAGACATTGCCATCCAATGCAAGGGTTACACATGTGTCGTTGTTTGATGGAAGTTTGCAAGGGTTTGAACTAACCGATAGACCTGCATTTTGCTTTCAAGGTCACCCTGAAGCCAGCCCAGGACCACACGATGCTATGCCACTTTTTGATAAATTCATACGCCTCATGGAGGCAAAATAA
- the bfr gene encoding bacterioferritin, translating into MKGSQLVIDYFNQLISGELGARDQYFIHSRMYDEWGYTKLYERLNHEMEEETQHADALIRRVLLLEGTPNMQVEKINVGSDVVSMLKNDLTLEYKVREDLKKGIALCESERDYVSRDILVDQLQDTEEDHAHWLEQQLRLIDEMGLQNYLQSKQ; encoded by the coding sequence ATGAAAGGAAGCCAATTAGTTATCGATTACTTTAATCAACTTATTTCTGGTGAGCTTGGAGCCCGTGATCAGTACTTCATACATTCACGTATGTACGACGAATGGGGTTATACAAAACTTTACGAGCGGTTAAATCACGAGATGGAAGAGGAAACTCAACATGCCGATGCATTGATTAGACGTGTTCTTCTACTTGAAGGTACTCCTAATATGCAAGTAGAAAAAATCAATGTGGGTTCTGACGTAGTTAGTATGTTGAAAAACGATCTTACTCTTGAGTATAAAGTTCGTGAAGACCTTAAAAAGGGTATAGCACTTTGCGAATCTGAAAGAGATTACGTATCACGTGATATTCTTGTGGATCAGCTTCAGGATACGGAAGAAGATCATGCTCACTGGTTAGAGCAACAACTAAGACTAATAGATGAGATGGGCTTACAAAATTACTTGCAGTCCAAGCAGTAA
- the carB gene encoding carbamoyl-phosphate synthase large subunit, whose amino-acid sequence MPKRTDLKNILIIGAGPIVIGQACEFDYSGAQACKALKAEGYRTILVNSNPATIMTDPETADVIYIEPITWKSLEKVIEIEKPDAILPTMGGQTALNCALELAKQGVLEKHGVELIGANAHAIEKAEDRMKFKEAMSSIGLESAKSGIAHSMDEAWDVQRRIAEEIGTAGFPVVIRPSFTLGGTGGGIAYNPEEFEAICMRGLEASPTNELLIEESLLGWKEFEMEVVRDKADNCIIICSIENLDPMGVHTGDSITVAPAQTLTDKEYQIMRNASIAVLREIGVDTGGSNVQFAVNPANGRMIVIEMNPRVSRSSALASKATGFPIAKVASRLAVGYTLDELLNEITGGATPASFEPTLDYVVTKIPRFAFEKFPQADSRLTTQMKSVGEVMAIGRTFKESFQKALRGLEVGVDGLNLKTVDLEKLQVELAEPGPERIWFVADAFDRGFSIDDVHRLTKIDLWFLEQIKEIVDIELALEQKTLGEIDAEVMRLLKREGFSDRRLAYLLDTSETEIRKIRIQQGVRPVYKRVDTCAAEFDTKTAYMYSTYEEESEALPTQKQKIMVLGGGPNRIGQGIEFDYCCVHAALSLKQDGYETIMVNCNPETVSTDYDTADRLYFEPLTLEDVLEIVDIEKPVGVIVQYGGQTPLKLARDLELNGVPILGTSPESIDIAEDRERFQKLLQKLNLKQPPNRTARTEEEALTLAKEIGYPLVVRPSYVLGGRAMEIVHDQMDLERYMTAAVKVSNDSPVLLDRYLNDAIEVDVDCICDGNEVFIAGVMEHIEQAGVHSGDSACSIPPHSLSKEIVDEIKRQTRLMAKALNVRGLMNVQFAIQSNEVYVLEVNPRASRTVPFVSKATGLPVAKIAARVMAGKSLEELGVTEEKIPNFYCVKEAVFPFAKFPGVDTILGPEMKSTGEVMGVGETFGEAFVKSQIAAGIDLPQAGLVFLSVKDSDKPKLIPIAKGLLELGFKICATRGTASAIYEAGIPVQVVNKVTEGRPHIVDMLKNGELNLVINTVEEKRNAINDSRSIRTNALGARVTAYTTIAEASAAVEGLKYLRLGKGIQVYPLKSIHESTKSAN is encoded by the coding sequence ATGCCTAAACGTACAGACCTTAAAAACATACTAATCATTGGTGCAGGACCTATTGTAATTGGGCAAGCATGTGAGTTTGACTATTCAGGAGCACAAGCATGCAAAGCTCTAAAGGCTGAGGGTTACCGTACAATTCTAGTCAACAGTAATCCTGCAACCATTATGACTGATCCAGAAACAGCGGACGTTATATATATTGAGCCTATTACATGGAAGTCATTGGAAAAGGTAATTGAGATTGAGAAACCCGATGCCATTCTTCCGACTATGGGAGGGCAAACTGCCCTTAACTGTGCTCTAGAATTAGCTAAACAAGGAGTTCTCGAGAAGCATGGCGTTGAACTTATCGGAGCAAATGCTCATGCCATAGAAAAAGCAGAGGACAGGATGAAGTTCAAAGAAGCCATGTCTTCTATTGGTCTAGAGTCTGCTAAATCAGGTATTGCTCATAGCATGGATGAAGCATGGGATGTACAAAGACGTATTGCCGAAGAGATTGGTACTGCAGGATTTCCTGTAGTTATTAGACCGAGTTTTACCTTAGGTGGTACGGGCGGTGGCATTGCCTACAACCCAGAGGAATTTGAAGCGATATGTATGCGTGGTCTAGAAGCTTCGCCTACAAATGAACTTCTCATTGAAGAATCACTTTTGGGATGGAAGGAATTTGAAATGGAAGTTGTGCGCGATAAAGCGGATAACTGCATAATAATTTGTTCTATTGAAAATCTTGATCCTATGGGAGTGCACACTGGAGATTCTATAACCGTAGCCCCCGCACAGACTTTGACTGATAAAGAATATCAAATTATGCGCAATGCCTCTATTGCAGTATTGCGTGAAATAGGTGTGGATACTGGGGGGTCAAATGTTCAGTTTGCAGTTAATCCAGCAAATGGGCGCATGATAGTTATCGAGATGAATCCACGCGTGTCTCGTTCATCTGCTCTAGCATCAAAGGCGACTGGTTTTCCTATTGCAAAAGTGGCATCAAGACTGGCTGTCGGTTATACCCTAGATGAGTTATTAAATGAAATCACTGGAGGTGCTACACCTGCATCATTTGAACCCACATTAGACTATGTGGTTACTAAAATTCCAAGATTTGCATTTGAAAAATTTCCACAGGCTGACTCTCGTTTAACTACGCAGATGAAGTCAGTTGGCGAAGTCATGGCTATAGGTCGCACTTTCAAAGAGTCTTTTCAAAAAGCACTTCGTGGTCTTGAGGTGGGTGTTGATGGGCTAAATCTGAAAACTGTTGATTTAGAAAAATTGCAGGTTGAACTTGCTGAACCTGGACCTGAGAGAATTTGGTTTGTTGCCGATGCATTTGATCGCGGTTTTAGTATTGATGATGTTCATAGGCTTACTAAAATTGACTTATGGTTCTTGGAGCAAATTAAAGAAATTGTAGATATCGAATTAGCTTTAGAGCAAAAGACTTTGGGTGAGATAGATGCTGAAGTTATGAGATTGCTAAAGCGTGAAGGGTTCTCTGATAGGCGCCTTGCTTATTTGCTCGATACTTCCGAAACTGAAATTCGTAAAATCAGAATTCAACAAGGTGTACGCCCTGTCTACAAAAGAGTGGATACATGTGCAGCTGAATTTGATACTAAAACTGCTTATATGTATTCTACATATGAGGAGGAATCGGAGGCATTGCCAACCCAAAAACAGAAAATCATGGTTTTAGGGGGCGGTCCTAATCGTATCGGTCAAGGTATTGAATTTGACTACTGTTGCGTGCATGCGGCTCTTTCATTAAAGCAAGACGGCTATGAGACGATTATGGTTAATTGCAATCCAGAGACAGTGTCCACCGATTATGATACGGCGGATCGATTGTACTTTGAGCCACTTACATTAGAGGATGTGCTTGAGATTGTTGATATTGAAAAGCCAGTAGGTGTAATTGTTCAGTATGGTGGTCAGACACCCCTAAAACTTGCAAGGGATTTGGAACTTAATGGGGTTCCAATTTTGGGTACTAGCCCTGAATCTATAGATATAGCTGAGGATCGGGAGCGTTTTCAAAAGCTACTTCAAAAATTAAATCTTAAACAGCCTCCAAACAGAACTGCTCGCACTGAAGAAGAGGCCCTTACATTGGCAAAAGAAATTGGGTATCCGTTAGTGGTACGTCCATCCTATGTGTTAGGAGGTCGTGCTATGGAAATTGTGCACGATCAAATGGACCTTGAGCGTTATATGACAGCTGCCGTTAAAGTTTCTAATGATTCACCTGTACTTTTAGATAGATACCTTAACGATGCAATCGAAGTGGACGTAGATTGTATTTGCGATGGCAATGAAGTTTTTATCGCAGGTGTTATGGAGCATATTGAGCAAGCTGGAGTGCATTCGGGTGATTCTGCATGTAGCATTCCTCCTCATTCTTTATCAAAAGAAATAGTGGATGAGATAAAACGACAAACACGGCTAATGGCTAAAGCCTTAAATGTTCGAGGTTTGATGAATGTTCAATTTGCGATTCAGTCAAATGAAGTTTACGTGCTCGAAGTTAATCCTAGGGCCTCTCGTACAGTTCCATTTGTCTCAAAAGCCACAGGACTTCCTGTAGCTAAGATTGCAGCTCGGGTTATGGCGGGCAAATCACTTGAAGAGCTTGGAGTCACCGAAGAGAAGATCCCTAATTTTTATTGTGTAAAAGAAGCTGTTTTCCCTTTTGCTAAATTTCCAGGGGTAGATACGATTCTAGGTCCTGAAATGAAATCTACTGGTGAGGTTATGGGTGTGGGAGAAACTTTTGGTGAAGCTTTTGTTAAGTCTCAAATTGCTGCGGGTATAGATTTACCTCAGGCAGGATTAGTATTTCTTAGCGTTAAAGATTCTGATAAACCAAAACTTATACCTATTGCCAAAGGATTGCTTGAACTTGGTTTCAAAATTTGTGCCACTCGTGGAACTGCAAGTGCAATATATGAGGCGGGCATACCTGTACAAGTAGTTAATAAGGTTACTGAAGGTCGACCTCATATAGTGGATATGCTTAAAAATGGTGAGTTGAATTTAGTAATCAATACTGTAGAAGAGAAAAGAAATGCTATCAACGATTCTCGTTCAATAAGGACTAATGCACTTGGAGCCAGAGTTACTGCTTATACCACAATTGCAGAGGCTTCTGCTGCTGTAGAGGGGCTTAAGTACTTACGCTTAGGAAAAGGGATTCAAGTTTATCCCCTCAAATCGATACATGAATCAACTAAATCCGCAAACTAA